ATCCTCTCGTTTGGTAGCGAGCCAACGGCTCCAGAGCATCGCGATGACCTGTCGCGATTCCGCATCACGTTGCTCGGCACCCGCCTTCAGTTTATCGAGCCGATACGCGATCGCTTGCAAATAGCGCGGAAAATGTTGGAGATGTTGCCACGGTGTCCACAACAGAAATCGATCGCTAAAGAGCCACGCGAGCTGTTCATCGACATCGGCGAGCACGGCCGGAAACTTCGCCGGCGAAGTTTCCTCGCGGGCGTACCTCATCGCATGGTAGGCGGCCGTTAATTTCGGCAGCCAGCCGGCGACATCTTGAGTGGCTTCCCCGATCCGCGCCGGGGCTTCGGCCAATCTCGCAGCATATTCGTCAGACGTGCGGATCATCGGACGCTTCTCAACAACAGCAAGCCGTACCAATAGGTCTGCCAGCGACGATTCCAGCACGCTCGCCGGTAAAATTGCCCCGAGTTTAAGTTTCGCATCAGCGATGGCTGGCAGATGGCGTATTTGAGCTCGCAAGTCCTTCCGGCATGCTAGCGAGAACAGCCGAGTCAGTCCCATCCGACTGCTCGTTTCGGCGGCCGAGGGTTCAGCAAACAACTGTGTCGAGACGAAATCACTATGAGCAATCAATCCAGGATACTGCGCCACCTGCACACCTCCGCGCCGCCGGATCACCTCCGCAGGGAATCGATCGATATCCCACGCCGTCATCCGCTCACGCGACCAATCCTCGGCTTCGAAGGAGTTGTCCGGTGTGTCGTCAGCTCCATGAGTTACGGCGCCGAGCGATTGCTTAATTGCATCGACACTGCGGTCGGTCGCCAGCGTTTTGCCTTCGTCGTCGACCACGCGAATGAGAAAACGCAAATTGGATTCGAGTTTATCGTTTTGGAAATCATCGGCAGTGATCCGAGTTTCGGCATGCCGCGTCAACGACTCGCAGAGCGCTTGCATGAACGGTGTTTCGCCGCGCTGCGCACGGATCTCTTGAGTCACCCGTTGCGCCACATCGGCGGCCGGGACGAGCAACCGGCGTAGCCGCTTAGGCAATGATTTAATCAACGCGGTCACTTTCGCCTCGAGTTGCCCCGGAACCAACCATTCGAGCGCGCCATCGCTGACCTGCGGCAGCGCCGCGGGATGGATGGTCAGATGAATCCCATCCTCTTCGGTTCCTGGCCGAAAGTGATATTCGAGTGGTAGTCGCGTGGCACCGGCAACGAGTTCGTCGGGAAAGTCCTCCTGCTCAATTCGGGCCGCTGAGGTTTCAAGCAGATCGTCGGGACGTAAGTACGGGGTCTCGACGCCGTTCTCCGGTGCATCAGAATCCGCCTGAGAATCACGTTCATCCTCGAGGGACGGTGGATCAGCCAACCAAGCAGCAAGGTCGACTTCGTCTCGCATGCGACCGGCCCACGGCGGCGGATCGCATTGTCGGTCAAACTTCTCGAGCCGCGCACGATCACATACCCAATCCGGCAGGCGCGAGTGATAGAATGCTTGCAGCGCATAGTCATCAACAACCAAATCTCGCCGCCGTGTTTTCGCAGCGAGTTTTTCAATGGACTCGAGCAAACGGCGGTTGTGTCGGACAAACTTCGCGGTTGTCGGCAGCTCACCACCGATCAATCCATTGCCAATCATCAGATTACGAGCTTCGATGGCATCGATTGGAGCCAGCGGCACGCGACGGCGGACGACGACGGGCAATCCAAATAAAGAACGCCGTTGGTAGCAAAACGCGCCGCTCGCCTTGCGGCTCCAATGCGGGTCACTGAACGATGACTTGAGCACATGGTCGCCGACAGCCTCGATCCAAGCGGGCTGGATCTTGGCTACCGTGCGTGCGTAGGGCCGTGTGGTTTCGACGAGTTCTGCCGCTACGATCCATTTTGGTTTTGCTTCAAAAACGCCGCTGCCCGGCCACAGGTAAAGTTTCAGTCCGCCCGCACCGGTGTACTCGTTTTTCTCGCCCGCCATCGCGACACCGGATAACAATCCTGTCAGCAATGCTTGATGAATCGATGCGTAGCGATCCGCGTCGACAATCGGCGCAATCGTATCGGCTTGCTCCGCAACCGCGTCGCTGTATCGAATCGGTCCGATCGCGATTCGGCTCCTATTACGCTGCTGGATTTTACTGGCCTTCGGGGCGCTTGCCCCGGCTTTAACATTGCGATCCCGAGAACCGTGGCTAGCGCCAAAACGGCTAATAGAGCGGGTACCGAGATTGCTCGCCGCTAACTCTTTGAGTTGACGATAGACGTCCGACCATTCACGCATACGATTGGGCGATAAGAAATTCTGACGGAGCACGCGGGTCATTTTGCCGCGCCCGTACTTGGAGCTCATCTCGTCGTAGAACCGCCACATTCGTAGCAGGCTGAGGAAGTCACTTTCAGGGTCGGCAAATTGCGCGTGTGCCTGATCCGCCGCGGCGCGCTTCTCCGGGGGGCGATCGCGTGGATCAGGGATTTCCATCGCCGCCGCGATGGGGAGGACCTCCGGCAGCACACCATATTCGGCAGCACCGATCAAAATTCGGCCCACGCGCGGATCGACCGGCATCCGTCCGAGCTGCCAGCCAATTTCCGTCAGTTCGCCATCGTCGTCGACGGCACCGAGTTCTCGCAGGGTGCGGAATCCCTCGCGAATTGCCTCGATGCGGGGCGGGTCGATTAGCGGAAACTCTTCGAGTTTTCCCAAACCCAAGACTTTGCTTTGCAGAACCACGCTTGCCAGATTCGTGCGGCGAATCTCGGGCGTGGTGAATGCGTCGCGGCTCTCAAAATCATCGACATCGTACAATCGCACCGCGATCCCCGGCCCGACGCGACCGCATCGTCCACTGCGTTGATTCGCGCTCGCACGGCTAACCGGCTCAACCGGCAGTCGTTGGACTTTGCTGCGGACGCTATAGCGACTGATCCGCGCGGTCCCTGAATCGATGACATACCGAATCCCTGGCACCGTCAATGAGGATTCGGCCACGTTGGTGGCGAAGATAATCCGTTGTTTCCCGCCGCTGGGATGAAAAATCGCTTGCTGAGCCGATTGAGGCAATCGGGCGTAGAGAGGGAGCAGTTCCACACGGTTTTCGATCCCTAATCGCTTAAAGTGCCCTCCCACTTGGTGCGAAACATCACGAATATCACGCTCGGTCGGCAGGAACACGAGTGTGTCACCCGAGCCGTCGCGTCGCAGTGAGTCAATTGCCGCGATCACGTGGGCGGCCAAGTCATAACCACGGGTAGGGCTTCCGGCGACGTCGTCCCACGGCAAATATCGCAACTCAACCGGATAGCCTCGGCCCTCGACTCGCAAAATGGGCGCCGGGATCACCTCGCCGGTTTCGACGTCCACAGAACCAAAATGTTCGGCGAATCGATCTGCATCGATGGTGGCCGAGGTGATGACGATCCGCAATTCGGGACGACGGTCCATGATCCGTCGCAGCAACCCCAACAGAAAGTCGATGTTCAACGAACGCTCGTGAGCCTCATCGATGATGATCACATCGTAGGCGCGCAGATCAGGATCCGAGCCGGTTTCGGCCAGCAGGATCCCGTCGGTCATCAATTTGATCCGGGTACGATCACTCGTCTTGTCACCAAAGCGAACGTGATAGCCGATCTCGTTACCGAGCACCGTCGAGGTTTCCTCCGCCAAGCGGGCCGCGATCGAGCGTGCCGCCAGTCGGCGAGGCTGGGTGTGGCCGATCAGCCGCTCGCGTCCAAAGCCAGCCTCCAAACACATTTTCGGTAGCTGGGTGCTTTTGCCGCTGCCTGTTTCGCCGCACAGCACGATCACTTGGTGCTCGCCGAGCAGGGACACGATGTCCTCACGGTGCTCCGATATCGGTAGATCGACAGGAAACTCAAGTTTGATCTGGTCAAGATCAATTTGGTTGTTCGCAGCCCGCAATTGCGGTAGCGACTCGAGTGGCGATGTGAGTTCGGGGCTACGGGGTTTCTGATTCAAAACGATCTGCTGACTCTCGGAGAAAAAGACGGGCCACCGGCGGTCTGTTGATTCTTACTAACCTGACGCGCCAGCTTGACGTTGCGTCTTTCTGAGTGACGTCGGGCACCGCAGCACATAGCCTGCCGCCACTACTGTGGCTAAAGGCCTAACTTCAAAACGCGGCAGCGAGGCGGTTGATTTCACCCCATGACTAGCGCATCGGGTTCGTACTGGCACGTCGTGGCATCGAAATCGACCTAATCAACAGTCTGCTGGGGAGGTATTCTAGGCCATCGATCGATTTTCTGGCTAGGTCTGCGTTGGATTCCCTGCGGGTTGGCTTGCCGCATCGGAAAGTGCTACTTTGTAAGCGAAATGATTCATTCGCGACCGTCTCCATTGACACTTCCATTCATGGCAAACTCCCGCTCCTCCGGCAAGCAGAAATCGACAGTCGCCGGGGTCGCGATTGCGATCTTGATCGCGTTGTACAGCTTGGTGCGTCCCAGCATCAACGACGCGACCGGATGGAATTTGCCGGCCATCGCCCAGTCCCAACCGAGGTCGGAGCGAGCAACCAACTCGCCCGAGTCGTCTCCAGAGCGAGAAAGCCCCCACCCAACGTCCGCCCCAGTCGAACCGACTCCCAAGAGCGGCACGCTCGCTGATGGGGTATCGAGTTCCCAAGCGAGCGAGGCGACACCCGCTGCAGACGCCTCACTCAAATACGGATTGCTGCGGGAGGTGGGGCGAGAACGGTACATGTCCCCGGCTGGACTACTGTACACACCCGGCAGTGCCGAGGGGCACCGGCTCGAACATCTCCGCCGGCACACCGAAGACCAGCCCAGCCGGCCAGGGAAACATGGCGTCTTTGAGGGAGGAATGGAGGGTGCATTGAAAACGATTGACCAAGCCTACGAGAATGCCAAGATCGGCAAGCGCACGACCAAACACAGCGACGATGGTCGCACGATTTATACCGTCGATATTGGCCACCGGATCGGTTATGTCGGCGGACGTGAAGGCAACCAAAGACACAAACCCATGGCCCGTCGCGTACAACTCGTACTGGAGGGCAACCGCGTCATCACCGCATTCCCCCTATGAGTAGCCGAGTCTCTCCGAGACTCGGATGTGTACCTCGGAAAGTCTCGGATGCGAGTCTCGGCTGCGAGTCTCGGAGAGACTCGACTACTCAATCTTAATTTCAAACCAGCCACGCTCTCCATCGCGTGGAGCCCACCGTCTGGCGACATCGCTACGCCTGCCACTTCATCAC
This genomic window from Allorhodopirellula heiligendammensis contains:
- the hrpA gene encoding ATP-dependent RNA helicase HrpA; this encodes MNQKPRSPELTSPLESLPQLRAANNQIDLDQIKLEFPVDLPISEHREDIVSLLGEHQVIVLCGETGSGKSTQLPKMCLEAGFGRERLIGHTQPRRLAARSIAARLAEETSTVLGNEIGYHVRFGDKTSDRTRIKLMTDGILLAETGSDPDLRAYDVIIIDEAHERSLNIDFLLGLLRRIMDRRPELRIVITSATIDADRFAEHFGSVDVETGEVIPAPILRVEGRGYPVELRYLPWDDVAGSPTRGYDLAAHVIAAIDSLRRDGSGDTLVFLPTERDIRDVSHQVGGHFKRLGIENRVELLPLYARLPQSAQQAIFHPSGGKQRIIFATNVAESSLTVPGIRYVIDSGTARISRYSVRSKVQRLPVEPVSRASANQRSGRCGRVGPGIAVRLYDVDDFESRDAFTTPEIRRTNLASVVLQSKVLGLGKLEEFPLIDPPRIEAIREGFRTLRELGAVDDDGELTEIGWQLGRMPVDPRVGRILIGAAEYGVLPEVLPIAAAMEIPDPRDRPPEKRAAADQAHAQFADPESDFLSLLRMWRFYDEMSSKYGRGKMTRVLRQNFLSPNRMREWSDVYRQLKELAASNLGTRSISRFGASHGSRDRNVKAGASAPKASKIQQRNRSRIAIGPIRYSDAVAEQADTIAPIVDADRYASIHQALLTGLLSGVAMAGEKNEYTGAGGLKLYLWPGSGVFEAKPKWIVAAELVETTRPYARTVAKIQPAWIEAVGDHVLKSSFSDPHWSRKASGAFCYQRRSLFGLPVVVRRRVPLAPIDAIEARNLMIGNGLIGGELPTTAKFVRHNRRLLESIEKLAAKTRRRDLVVDDYALQAFYHSRLPDWVCDRARLEKFDRQCDPPPWAGRMRDEVDLAAWLADPPSLEDERDSQADSDAPENGVETPYLRPDDLLETSAARIEQEDFPDELVAGATRLPLEYHFRPGTEEDGIHLTIHPAALPQVSDGALEWLVPGQLEAKVTALIKSLPKRLRRLLVPAADVAQRVTQEIRAQRGETPFMQALCESLTRHAETRITADDFQNDKLESNLRFLIRVVDDEGKTLATDRSVDAIKQSLGAVTHGADDTPDNSFEAEDWSRERMTAWDIDRFPAEVIRRRGGVQVAQYPGLIAHSDFVSTQLFAEPSAAETSSRMGLTRLFSLACRKDLRAQIRHLPAIADAKLKLGAILPASVLESSLADLLVRLAVVEKRPMIRTSDEYAARLAEAPARIGEATQDVAGWLPKLTAAYHAMRYAREETSPAKFPAVLADVDEQLAWLFSDRFLLWTPWQHLQHFPRYLQAIAYRLDKLKAGAEQRDAESRQVIAMLWSRWLATKREDDREPKNHADSEFRWMIEELRVSQFAQPLGTAVKVSPKRCEKLLE